In Pseudomonas flavescens, the sequence AGCGCCTGGCTGCCGCTGGTAGTGAAGTTTCGCTGTTCATCGACGCCGATCCGCGGCAGATCGAGGCGAGCAAGCGCGTCGGCGCTCCGGCCATCGAGCTGCACACCGGGCGCTATGCCGATGCGCATGATCCGCAGCAGGCCGCTGCCGAGCTGCAGCGTATTCGTGAGGGTGTCGCGCTGGGCGTTTCGCTGGGGCTGGTCGTCAATGCCGGTCATGGTCTGCACTACCACAATGTCGAGCCGGTGGCGGCGATCCCAGGGATCAACGAACTGAACATCGGCCATGCTCTGGTCAGCCATGCCCTGTTCGTTGGCTTCAAGGATGCGGTGCGGGAAATGAAACAACTGATCGAGAGTGCCGCAGCACGCTAGTGGCGCGTTAGCGGCCTGCTCCGTAGGCCACTGCCACCTGTGCCGCCAGTGCTTCGGCAGCCGCGCCACGGTTGCTGCCGCGCAGCAGTTTGATGTGATAGTCGCCCAACGGTGGTAGCCCATGCTCCTGTTGAGAGAGGCGGCGCAGCGGGGGTTTGACCAGGCTGGCCGGGAAGGCTGCGATGGCCAGGTCGGCAAGCAGCGCCGCTTCCTGGCCAGCGCACTGCTCGCTGGAGTAGGCGATGCGGTAGCTGCGCCCCAGCCTGTCGAGGCCGTCCATGGCTGCACGTCGCCAGGCGCAGCCGCGGCTGGCGACGGCCAGGGGTAGAGGGTTGCGCTTGACCGCCAGCCCGCCATCACGGCCTGCCCACACCAGCGATTCGCTGCAGATGATCTCCCCTCGGGAGTCGTCGGCATCGCCGTTGCCGGTGTTCAGCAAGGTAAGGTCCAGCTCTCCGCCATCCAGACGCTCGATCAGCTCGCAGCTGCGACCTACCGATACATCGACCTGAACTGCGGGGTGGCTGAGGGCGAACTGCGATAGCAGGTCGGGGAGGGCGCCTACGCCGATGTCGAATGGCGTGCCGAAACGCACGGTGCCCGCCAGGTTCGGAACCAGAAAGTGCGATACCGCCTCCTCGTTGAGCTTGAGCAGACGCCGCGCGTAGCCGAGCAGAATCTCGCCATCCGCGGTCAGCCGCACGCGGCGGCTTTCGCGGAGAAACAGCGTGCGCCCGAGGGTTTCCTCCAGGCGCTTGATCTGCTGACTGACAGCCGCCGTGGTACGGAATACCTGGGCGGCGGTGCGGGTAAAGCTGCCGCTTTCGGCGATGCCGACGAACGTCTTCAGCACGTCGCTTTCCAGTAGTGGCAGTGCGGCGGGCAGGTCGGTGAGCAGCGTGTTGTTCATAAGGTCGTTAATATTTTCTTAATCGGTCATTAGGTATTACTCGTTTGTCTTAACGTTAGGCGCAACTCAATCTGTCAGCAAGCGGTCACCGATAACCGGCGACCTCAGGCTGTCGAGGAGAGTTGTCATGACGTCGAACGAACGGTATGTCGCCAATACCCAGCGCACCCGCCAGGCAAGGTCGTCGGGCCTTGTCGCCAATGAGCTGATCCAGTGGCTGGGCGACTGGTATTTCGCCTGGTGCTGGAGGCGCAAGATGCGCCGCCTGCTGAGGCTCGAAAGCGTCGGGCAGGTGCGCTTG encodes:
- a CDS encoding LysR substrate-binding domain-containing protein, producing MNNTLLTDLPAALPLLESDVLKTFVGIAESGSFTRTAAQVFRTTAAVSQQIKRLEETLGRTLFLRESRRVRLTADGEILLGYARRLLKLNEEAVSHFLVPNLAGTVRFGTPFDIGVGALPDLLSQFALSHPAVQVDVSVGRSCELIERLDGGELDLTLLNTGNGDADDSRGEIICSESLVWAGRDGGLAVKRNPLPLAVASRGCAWRRAAMDGLDRLGRSYRIAYSSEQCAGQEAALLADLAIAAFPASLVKPPLRRLSQQEHGLPPLGDYHIKLLRGSNRGAAAEALAAQVAVAYGAGR
- the pdxJ gene encoding pyridoxine 5'-phosphate synthase, whose product is MTEANRVLLGVNIDHVATLRQARGTRYPDPVKAALDAEEAGADGITVHLREDRRHIQERDVRLLKDVLQTRMNFEMGVTDFMLDFAEEIRPEHVCLVPETRQELTTEGGLDVAGQEARIAAAVQRLAAAGSEVSLFIDADPRQIEASKRVGAPAIELHTGRYADAHDPQQAAAELQRIREGVALGVSLGLVVNAGHGLHYHNVEPVAAIPGINELNIGHALVSHALFVGFKDAVREMKQLIESAAAR